The proteins below come from a single Microtus ochrogaster isolate Prairie Vole_2 chromosome 8, MicOch1.0, whole genome shotgun sequence genomic window:
- the LOC101993995 gene encoding olfactory receptor 13G1-like: MAPKNQSVVTMFILQSFMDDPWIQDALFCFFFILFMVAIVGNGLIITVIHRSPSLHTPMYFFLVNLALMDVICTVTVLPKVLQSLVTENTISYGGCLLQMFIFTWVLSSELLLFSAMAYDRYLAICQPLHYGTLMSNSVCVALATFVWFTGALNALVLTCLVLPLSFCGPNLIKHFFCEIPSVLVLSCSPTFINNIMTVIADMFLSGLNFLLTMTSYGFIIASILRIRSAEGKKRAFSTCSAHLIVVTLYYSTVLYTYVRPALGTAGVLDKAITALYTTVTPTLNPLIYTLRNKEFKTSFKKLQFRH, encoded by the coding sequence ATGGCTCCTAAGAACCAGTCAGTTGTGACCATGTTCATCCTACAAAGCTTCATGGATGACCCCTGGATccaggatgccctcttctgcttcttctttatcTTGTTCATGGTGGCCATAGTTGGCAATGGCCTGATTATTACAGTCATCCACAGAAGTCCCagcctccacacacccatgtatttCTTCCTAGTTAACCTTGCCCTGATGGATGTGATCTGCACTGTGACTGTCCTACCCAAGGTCCTGCAGAGCCTGGTGACCGAGAACACCATATCTTATGGGGGATGTCTCCTACAGATGTTCATCTTCACTTGGGTCCTGAGCTCTGAGCTTCTGCTCTTCTCTGctatggcctatgaccgctatctTGCAATATGCCAGCCATTGCACTATGGAACCCTCATGAGTAACAGCGTCTGTGTGGCCCTTGCAACCTTTGTGTGGTTTACAGGGGCTCTCAATGCCTTGGTGCTCACTTGTCTAGTGTTGCCACTGTCCTTCTGTGGTCCCAATCTCATCAAACACTTCTTCTGTGAGATCCCTTCTGTGCTCGTGCTGTCCTGCAGCCCCACCTTTATCAACAACATCATGACTGTCATTGCAGACATgtttttgtctggcttgaacttCCTCTTGACCATGACGTCCTATGGCTTCATCATCGCCAGCATCCTGCGCATCCGCTCAGCTGAAGGCAAGAAGCGTGCCTTTTCCACCTGCTCTGCCCACCTGATTGTGGTCACCCTTTATTACTCCACTGTACTATATACTTACGTCCGGCCAGCCCTAGGAACTGCTGGTGTGTTGGACAAGGCTATTACTGCTCTGTACACCACTGTGACTCCAACTTTGAACCCCCTGATTTATACCCTGAGAAACAAGGAATTCAAAACATCCTTTAAAAAACTTCAGTTTCGACATTGA